A window from Triticum aestivum cultivar Chinese Spring chromosome 6D, IWGSC CS RefSeq v2.1, whole genome shotgun sequence encodes these proteins:
- the LOC123146096 gene encoding glutathione reductase, cytosolic codes for MARKMLKDGEAPVVADDGGSYDYDLFVIGAGSGGVRGSRTAAGFGAKVAICELPFHPISSEWLGGHGGTCVIRGCVPKKILVYGASFRGEFDDAKQFGWEINGDINYNWKKLLENKTQEIVRLNGVYKRILGGSGVTMIEGAGSIVDAHTVEVTQPDGSKQRHTTKHILIATGSRATLVNIPGKELAITSDEALSLEELPKRALILGGGYIAVEFASIWKGLGAEVDLFYRKELPLRGFDDEMRTVVASNLEGRGIRLHPGTNLTELSKTADGIKVVTDKGDELIADVVLFATGRAPNSNRLNLEAVGVEVDQIGAIKVDEYSRTSVPSIWAVGDVTNRINLTPVALMEATCFAKTVFGGQTVKPDYKDVPCAVFCIPPLSVVGLSEQEALAETKNDLLIYTSSFNPMKNSISKRVEKSTMKLVVDAETDKVLGAAMCGPDAAEIMQGIAVALKAGATKATFDSTVGIHPSAAEEFVTMRTLTRRVSPPSKPKTNL; via the exons ATGGCGCGGAAGATGCTCAAGGACGGGGAGGCGCCCGTCGTCGCCGACGACGGCGGGAGCTACGACTACGACCTCTTCGTCATCGGCGCCGGCAGCGGCGGCGTCCGCGGCTCCCGCACAGCCGCCGGCTTCGGGGCCAAG GTTGCGATCTGCGAGCTCCCGTTCCACCCCATCAGCTCCGAGTGGCTGGGAGGCCACGGCGGAAC GTGCGTGATACGTGGCTGCGTCCCGAAGAAGATACTCGTCTACGGGGCATCTTTCCGGGGGGAATTCGAT GACGCCAAGCAATTCGGGTGGGAGATCAACGGGGACATCAACTACAACTGGAAAAAGTTGCTGGAAAACAAG ACTCAAGAGATTGTGAGATTAAATGGAGTGTACAAGAGAATCCTTGGTGGTTCTGGTGTGACCATGATTGAAGGGGCAGGAAGTATAGTTGATGCTCATACTGTCGAAGTCACCCAACCAGACGGTTCAAAGCAAAGGCACACGACCAAGCACATATTGATTGCAACTGGTAGCCGGGCAACTCTGGTCAACATTCCTGGAAAG GAGCTGGCTATTACTTCAGATGAGGCTTTAAGTTTGGAGGAGCTACCGAAACGCGCCTTGATTCTTGGTGGCGG ATATATTGCTGTTGAATTTGCTTCAATCTGGAAAGGGTTGGGTGCTGAAGTAGATCTATTTTATAGGAAAGAGCTTCCTCTAAG AGGTTTTGATGATGAGATGAGAACAGTTGTTGCAAGTAACCTTGAGGGAAGGGGAATCAGATTGCATCCGGGGACCAATTTGACTGAG TTGAGTAAAACGGCCGATGGCATTAAAGTTGTGACAGATAAAGGGGATGAGCTCATTGCAGATGTTGTTCTTTTTGCTACAG GTCGTGCGCCGAACTCCAATAGGCTGAACTTGGAAGCTGTTGGTGTTGAGGTTGATCAAATAGGAGCCATCAAG GTTGATGAATACTCCCGTACATCAGTTCCAAGTATATGGGCCGTGGGTGATGTAACAAATCGGATTAACCTAACACCTGTTGCTCTGATGGAGGCTACTTGCTTCGCT AAAACTGTGTTTGGTGGCCAGACAGTTAAGCCTGATTATAAAGATGTACCTTGTGCTGTTTTCTG CATCCCACCACTATCTGTCGTCGGTCTGAGCGAACAAGAGGCTTTGGCGGAAACCAAGAATGATCTTCTTATTTACACATCAAGTTTCAACCCAATGAAGAACAGCATATCCAA ACGCGTGGAGAAGTCTACCATGAAACTGGTGGTTGATGCTGAGACCGATAAGGTACTTGGTGCAGCCATGTGTGGACCAGATGCAGCTGAAATTATGCAG GGCATTGCTGTTGCGCTCAAGGCTGGAGCTACCAAGGCGACCTTCGACAGCACC GTCGGGATCCACCCTTCTGCCGCGGAGGAGTTTGTGACGATGCGGACCTTGACCAGGCGCGTGAGCCCGCCATCCAAGCCGAAGACGAACTTGTAA
- the LOC123146097 gene encoding F-box protein PP2-B11, translated as MEEACEIARLPEELLSAALARTTPRDACRAAAVSPAFRAAADSDDVWAGFLPPGGLPPLADGEPPAPAPPSSKKELFLRLSAGPALLQDKLVSVWLDRETGAKCYMLSARNLFIVWGNTPEYWTWIPLEDSRFSEGAELVNVCWFEIHGKIHGKMLSQGTTYAAYMVFKMDENSYGLNFPVQEASVSSGATNLTRKVCLQADDGDEDEYEYVEEEDEEDDEEEEDEDEDDDDEYYRALTDRRVVSHKENVTFPQKRADGWLELELGEFLNEGGDDGEVSISLTETKSGRWKSGLIVQGIEIRHKKSG; from the exons ATGGAGGAGGCCTGCGAGATCGCGCGCCTGCCGGAGGAGCTCCTGTCGGCGGCGCTGGCCCGCACGACCCCGCGCGACGCCTGCCGCGCAGCCGCCGTCTCCCCGGCCTTCCGCGCCGCGGCCGACTCCGACGACGTCTGGGCCGGCTTCCTGCCCCCCGGCGGCCTCCCGCCGCTCGCCGACGGGGAGCCGCCGGCCCCCGCCCCGCCCTCGTCCAAGAAGGAGCTCTTCCTCCGCCTCTCCGCCGGCCCCGCCCTCCTCCAGGACAAGCTCGTG AGCGTCTGGCTGGACAGGGAGACCGGCGCCAAGTGCTACATGCTGTCCGCCAGGAACCTCTTCATCGTGTGGGGGAACACGCCCGAGTACTGGACCTGGATCCCACTCGAGGACTCTAG GTTCTCCGAAGGTGCTGAACTCGTGAATGTTTGCTGGTTCGAGATCCATGGGAAGATACATGGCAAGATGCTCTCCCAAGGCACAACCTATGCAGCCTACATGGTCTTCAAGATGGACGAAAATTCCTATGGGCTGAATTTTCCTGTCCAGGAGGCATCGGTCAGTTCCGGAGCAACCAACTTGACCCGCAAGGTTTGCCTACAAGCTGACGACGGGGACGAGGACGAGTACGAGTacgtggaggaggaggatgaggaggacgatgaggaggaggaggatgaggatgaggacgacgacgacgagtaCTATCGGGCGCTGACGGACCGGCGCGTAGTATCTCACAAAGAGAATGTCACGTTCCCTCAGAAAAGAGCCGACGGGTGGCTGGAGCTGGAGCTGGGCGAGTTCTTGAACGAggggggcgacgacggcgaggtgTCCATCAGCCTGACGGAGACCAAAAGTGGGAGGTGGAAGAGCGGCCTCATCGTGCAGGGCATCGAGATCAGACATAAGAAATCAGGCTGA